AGGCGGTCGATTTCAAGGACGCCAAGAGGCTCAGGAACTTCATTACGGATCGAGGGAAGATCATTCCGCGCCGGATTTCCGGTAACTGCGCGAGCCATCAGCGCCAGTTGGGCGGAGCTATCAAGATGGCTCGCAGCATCGCATTACTCCCCTTTGCTGCCGATCTACTCTGAGCGGGAGAGGGGTGGCAAGTCGCGGCGACGGTGCCCGCGCAACACACTCGATGCCTGTGGTGAGCCCAGTCGAACCAAAAGAGGGATTGGTCAAGACGTTGATACAGGGCGCTGCCCTCTGCCTCGCATCCCTCACGCTTGCGCTGGCCGGCGGAATGATCCCGATTCCCGGAATATTTTTCGGTCTGCTGACACCCCTACCGCTTATTCTCCTGTCTGTGAGACACGGCCGAGTCGCCGCCCTGCTTGGAGTGCTTGCCGTGGGAACCTGCCTTGCCGGCCTCCTGGGTTCAGGGCACGCCTGGGTGTTTTACATTGAATTCGGCCTGCCCGCGATTGTGTTGGCGGAGGCTATCCGCCGTCAGTGGGCCCCGGAGGTATCGGTCGCCGCAGGGAGTCTGGCCGTCATCGTGGGCGGCTTGGCCGGTCTCTTCATCCTGGCTTGGGGCGCAGGCGGGTCGATGCTGGATCTCCTGAAGTATCGCCTAGACATCGCCGTACGAGAGGCGATGGAGTTGTACAGCAAGGTTGGCGTGTCTCCAGACGAGGTAGGACCGCTGTTCGGGTCTGTCGAGGAGGTGCGAGGTTTTCTGCTCACAACCTCACCAGGCCTCTTCATGGCGGCGGCGCTGCTCAGTACCTCGGCCAACTTCTTTCTGGCGAGGAGGGGATCGGCTGATAATGCTGCGCCCGGTAGTTCGAAGCCAGGGTTTGCCTGGAGAATGCCGGACTTGCTGGTGTGGGTATTCATCGGATCAGCTGTCTTGTTGCTGAGTGGCCTGCCGATCGCGAAAGAGATCGGTTTCAACGGGCTACTCGTCATGATGACGCTGTATTTTCTGCAGGGTCTGGCGATTGCCACGTTCTGGTTCCGTCGACTCGGACTTTCGCCATTGGTGGGGATGTTGGGTGTCGTACTGTTGCTTCTTCAACCCCTGCTGTTGTTCCTCTTGGCATTAGTCGGGCTATTCGATATCTGGGTCGTTTTTCGCCGACATTCGCTTCCGAGGCCCCCTGGCGCGTAGAGCGCTGGAGGTGAGGTCGTACGGAGGAGGTAACGCACTGATGAAGATCGTTCTCTTGGAACGGGTAGAAAAGGTAGGCTCTGCTGGTGACCAGGTCGAGGTGGCGGATGGCTTCGCGCGGAATTTCCTGATCCCGGCGCGCAAGGCGGTGGCGGCAACGTCCGCGAACATCAAGTCGCTGGATCATCTGCTTCGACGGAGCACAGAGCGCGAGGCGAGGCTTCGTGGTACGGCGGAGACGATGGCGGGTCGAATCACAGAGATCCATTGCGTCATCGCGCGCCGGGCGGGCGAGCAGGATCGGCTTTTCGGCGCCGTCACCAACCAGGACATCTGCGCTGCTTTGACGATTCAGGGACTTGAGGTAGATCGGAGAAAGATCCTTCTGCAGGAGCCGATCAAGACGCTCGGCAATTACACCGTGCCCATCCGCTTACACCCAGAGGTCGTTGCTGAACTTCGGCTCACGGTAGAGCGCGCAGAGGGCTAAGTCGGTGGGCCAACGAATGATGCGGGAGTTAACCGTGGATCGGCGTGAGGGAACTGCAGAGCGAGTTCCTCCGCAGAACCTAGAGGCCGAGATGTCGGTCCTTGGGGCGGTCCTGCAGAGTAACGAGGCCTTCCTGAAGTGTCTTGAGCTGCTACGGCCGGAGCAGTTCTATCGCGACGCACATCGCAAGATCTTCGCTGCAGCCTCCGGACTGTTCGGACGGGGCGAGCCGGTTGATCTCATCACCATTACCAATGAGCTTCGCCGCCGCGGCGAACTCGACGAGGTGGGCTCCGCGGCGTTCCTTGCCTCACTGGTGGATGCCGTCCCCACGGGAGCGAATGTCGCCTACCATGCGCGGATCGTTCGGGATAAGGCGCTTCTGCGCCAGTTGATCGCCGTGGCTACCGACATCGTCGGGCTCGGCTTCGCGGATCAGGAGGAGGCGGATCAGATACTTGAACGGGCCGAGCAGCAGATATTCGAGCTGGCTGAGGATCGGGTGCGGCGTGCCTTTCTCCCGTTAAAGTCGATTCTGAAGGATACCTTTGAACAGGTGGAGAAACTATTTGACCGCAGGACGCAGGTCACCGGAGTGCCCACCGGATTTGAAGATCTCGACATGAAAACTGCCGGCTTTCAGCCGTCAGAACTGATTATCATTGCCGGCCGCCCCTCGATGGGCAAAACGAGTTTTGCTCTCAATATCGCGAGAAACGCCGCCATCGAGGAACGGATACCGGTTGGGATCTTCAGCCTGGAGATGTCGAAGGAACAGGTCGTTCAGCGACTGCTCTCCTCCGAGGCCGAGGTCGACTCCAACAGGATCAGAACAGGATGGCTGCGTGAGAGCGACTGGCCGAAGCTGACCAACGCGGCCGGCCAGCTCTCAGAGGCGCCCATCTTCATCGATGACTCAGCCGCTATTTCTGCTATCGAGCTGCGGGCGAAGGCGCGGAGGCTGAAAGCCGAGCAGAACATCGGGATGGTGGTGATTGACTACCTCCAGCTTATCTCGGGTCGTTCCCGGTCCGAGAACCGCCAGCAGGAGGTCTCAGAGATCTGCCGGAGCCTGAAGGCCATGGCCAAGGAGTTGAAGGTTCCGGTGGTGGCACTGTCGCAACTTGCGCGGCGAACAGAGGAGCGGGAGCGTCCGCAGCTATCGGACCTTCGGGAATCCGGGGCCATTGAACAGGACTCGGATGTCGTGATCTTCCTGTACAGGCCTGGCTACTATCAGGTCAGAAAGGTCGGGACACCCGATCCGGAGCGGGACACCAAGACCGAGATCATCATCGCCAAGCAACGGAACGGCCCGACCGGGACCGTG
This Candidatus Methylomirabilis sp. DNA region includes the following protein-coding sequences:
- the rpsR gene encoding 30S ribosomal protein S18, producing AVDFKDAKRLRNFITDRGKIIPRRISGNCASHQRQLGGAIKMARSIALLPFAADLL
- a CDS encoding DUF2232 domain-containing protein, with protein sequence MASRGDGARATHSMPVVSPVEPKEGLVKTLIQGAALCLASLTLALAGGMIPIPGIFFGLLTPLPLILLSVRHGRVAALLGVLAVGTCLAGLLGSGHAWVFYIEFGLPAIVLAEAIRRQWAPEVSVAAGSLAVIVGGLAGLFILAWGAGGSMLDLLKYRLDIAVREAMELYSKVGVSPDEVGPLFGSVEEVRGFLLTTSPGLFMAAALLSTSANFFLARRGSADNAAPGSSKPGFAWRMPDLLVWVFIGSAVLLLSGLPIAKEIGFNGLLVMMTLYFLQGLAIATFWFRRLGLSPLVGMLGVVLLLLQPLLLFLLALVGLFDIWVVFRRHSLPRPPGA
- the rplI gene encoding 50S ribosomal protein L9; the encoded protein is MKIVLLERVEKVGSAGDQVEVADGFARNFLIPARKAVAATSANIKSLDHLLRRSTEREARLRGTAETMAGRITEIHCVIARRAGEQDRLFGAVTNQDICAALTIQGLEVDRRKILLQEPIKTLGNYTVPIRLHPEVVAELRLTVERAEG
- the dnaB gene encoding replicative DNA helicase translates to MRELTVDRREGTAERVPPQNLEAEMSVLGAVLQSNEAFLKCLELLRPEQFYRDAHRKIFAAASGLFGRGEPVDLITITNELRRRGELDEVGSAAFLASLVDAVPTGANVAYHARIVRDKALLRQLIAVATDIVGLGFADQEEADQILERAEQQIFELAEDRVRRAFLPLKSILKDTFEQVEKLFDRRTQVTGVPTGFEDLDMKTAGFQPSELIIIAGRPSMGKTSFALNIARNAAIEERIPVGIFSLEMSKEQVVQRLLSSEAEVDSNRIRTGWLRESDWPKLTNAAGQLSEAPIFIDDSAAISAIELRAKARRLKAEQNIGMVVIDYLQLISGRSRSENRQQEVSEICRSLKAMAKELKVPVVALSQLARRTEERERPQLSDLRESGAIEQDSDVVIFLYRPGYYQVRKVGTPDPERDTKTEIIIAKQRNGPTGTVEMAFLREYVKFGSLDLIHQEPDEVEEA